Proteins found in one Neomonachus schauinslandi chromosome 1, ASM220157v2, whole genome shotgun sequence genomic segment:
- the LOC110593873 gene encoding putative gustatory receptor clone PTE01 — PIYLIHFSNPLFFFRRCPSYIEPQNLTRVSEFFLTGLSDDPELQPLLFGLFLSMYLVTVLGNLLIVLAVSSDSHLHTPMYFFLSNLSLADIGFTSTTIPKMIVDIQTQSRAISYMGCLTQMSFLILFGCMDGMLLTVMAYDRFVAICHPLHYSVIMNPHLCGFLVLLSFFVSLLDSQLHNLIVSKLTCFKDMELSNFFCDPSQLLNLACSDTSTNNIVMYFVGAISGFLPISGIFFSYYKVVSSILRVPSTDGKYKAFSTCGSHLSVVCLFYGTAIGVYLGSALSPSPRKDMVASVVYTIVTPMLNPFIYSLRNRDIKSALWRFLRRTG; from the coding sequence CCCATTTACTTGATTCACTTTTCcaaccctcttttctttttcagaaggtGTCCAAGCTACATAGAACCACAAAATCTAACAAGGGTCTCAGAATTCTTCCTTACGGGACTCTCAGATGATCCAGAACTGCAGCCCCTTCTCTTTGGGCTGTTCCTGTCCATGTATCTGGTCACCGTGCTCGGGAACCTGCTCATCGTCCTGGCTGTCAGCTCTGActcccacctccacacccccatgtacttcttcctttccaacctgtCCTTGGCTGACATCGGTTTCACTTCTACCACAATCCCCAAGATGATCGTGGACATCCAAACTCAGAGCAGAGCCATCTCTTATATGGGTTGCCTGACTCAGATGTCCTTTTTGATCCTTTTTGGATGTATGGATGGTATGCTTCTGACTGTGATGGCGTATGACCGGTTTGTGGCCATCTGTCACCCTCTACACTACTCAGTCATCATGAACCCTCACCTCTGTGGCTTCTtagttttgttgtctttttttgttaGCCTTTTGGACTCCCAGCTGCACAATTTGATTGTGTCAAAACTTACCTGCTTCAAGGATATggaactttctaattttttctgcGATCCTTCTCAACTCCTGAACCTTGCCTGTTCTGACACCTCCACCAATAACATTGTCATGTATTTTGTTGGTGCCATCTCTGGCTTTCTCCCCATCTCAGGGATCTTTTTCTCTTACTATAAAGTTGTTTCCTCCATTCTGAGAGTCCCATCCACAGATGGGAAGTACAAAGCCTTCTCCACCTGTGGCTCCCACCTGTCagttgtttgcttattttatgGTACTGCTATTGGAGTGTACCTTGGATCAGCATTGTCGCCTTCCCCCAGGAAGGATATGGTGGCCTCGGTTGTGTATACCATAGTCACTCCCATGCTGAACCCCTTCATTTACAGCCTGAGAAACAGGGACATCAAGAGTGCCctttggaggttcctcagaagAACAGGCTAA